The Desulfonatronum sp. SC1 genome has a segment encoding these proteins:
- a CDS encoding DUF6516 family protein: protein MSERVDSSSIIDHLRSQRLVSSVKIIVLDEALSRFVLRVRCSLLPSSYRLEVRIIQTQTEMVYSYQLYTNKPLIRWDNSPHFPSISTHPHHRHNLDGTIEPSPLSGYIFNDLDHVFNAIRDVITV from the coding sequence ATGTCTGAGCGAGTTGATTCGTCAAGCATCATTGACCATTTAAGGTCTCAGCGTCTCGTTTCATCCGTAAAGATCATTGTTCTTGACGAGGCTCTTTCCAGGTTTGTTCTCCGGGTACGGTGCTCGCTGCTTCCTTCCTCATATCGGCTTGAGGTCCGGATTATCCAGACGCAAACCGAAATGGTGTACTCCTACCAGCTTTATACGAATAAGCCGCTTATAAGATGGGATAACTCTCCTCATTTTCCGTCAATTTCAACCCACCCGCATCACCGCCATAACCTGGATGGAACAATTGAACCATCGCCGCTGTCCGGATACATTTTCAATGACCTGGACCATGTTTTCAATGCCATTCGGGACGTTATCACCGTCTGA
- a CDS encoding M48 family metallopeptidase → MDFFESQERARRKSMVLVVLFVLATIGIVFTVYALIYLLILTDAPNAAQAWREFKSMADLLAMLGAMILAIIGFGTIFKMVQLRRGGAAVAELLGGRLVMPDSANPDERKVLNVVEEMAIASGLPVPPVYMLDQEGGINAFAAGQNPGDAVVGLTSGAARLLTRSELQAVIGHEFSHILNGDMRMNIKLMSVIHGLIILGLAGRVILRMTVYGGRSRDRRGAALPLVLGVGFILVGSLGMFFGSMIKAAVSRQREYLADASAVQFTRDSRAMAGVLKKIGAISQGSRLEHANAAQASHMFFAQGVNVLMTSLFATHPPLEERIRRVEPGWDGTYPVISDFPRPQVRTRTGAAAKEFGFSSLTREQHQERPSPPARPAAQSGTPTAVGLTASVGRLDDAHVAHARGLRERIPPVLLDAAHDTVQAHWVVFAMLLSREQGVAKAQFALLDNIFGPALERKVADLARVELPRELRLPLLDICFPALRRMPFDRYPAFRSALQGLIKADGRVGLFEWALHRAVLRHLEPSFVPGRTSAFGHAALHQVVDQISLILSALAHVGARAEDTAMAFEAGANELRLPVLGLRSREQCGIQALDAALNKLVRLRESSKRDLITACAAVIVADGQVSIAQAEILRAVSDALECPMPPLLPGQMAGQKSEKQEQANV, encoded by the coding sequence ATGGATTTTTTTGAGAGTCAGGAACGGGCCCGGCGTAAAAGCATGGTTCTGGTGGTGCTGTTCGTTCTGGCCACCATTGGCATCGTGTTCACGGTCTATGCCCTGATCTATCTGCTGATTCTGACCGACGCGCCCAACGCGGCCCAGGCTTGGCGGGAGTTCAAGAGCATGGCCGACCTGCTGGCCATGCTGGGGGCGATGATCCTGGCCATTATCGGATTCGGGACCATCTTCAAAATGGTCCAGCTTCGACGCGGCGGGGCCGCGGTGGCCGAACTGCTGGGAGGGCGGCTGGTGATGCCGGACAGCGCCAACCCGGATGAGCGCAAGGTGCTCAACGTGGTGGAGGAAATGGCCATTGCCTCGGGCCTGCCCGTGCCTCCGGTGTACATGCTGGACCAGGAGGGCGGCATCAACGCCTTTGCCGCGGGCCAGAACCCCGGTGACGCGGTGGTGGGGCTGACCAGCGGAGCCGCCCGGCTGCTGACCCGCTCGGAGCTGCAGGCCGTGATCGGGCACGAGTTCAGCCATATCCTGAACGGTGACATGCGCATGAACATCAAGTTGATGAGCGTGATTCACGGACTGATCATCCTGGGGCTGGCCGGACGGGTGATCCTGCGGATGACCGTCTATGGCGGGCGGTCCCGGGATCGTCGGGGGGCGGCCTTGCCCCTGGTGCTGGGCGTGGGGTTCATCCTGGTGGGTTCCCTGGGGATGTTTTTCGGCAGCATGATCAAGGCCGCTGTCTCCCGGCAGCGGGAGTACCTGGCCGACGCCTCGGCGGTTCAGTTCACCCGGGACTCCCGGGCCATGGCCGGGGTGCTGAAGAAGATCGGCGCCATTTCCCAGGGCTCGCGGCTGGAGCACGCCAACGCGGCCCAGGCCAGCCACATGTTTTTCGCCCAGGGCGTAAATGTGCTCATGACCTCCCTGTTCGCCACCCACCCACCCCTGGAGGAACGCATCCGACGGGTGGAGCCGGGTTGGGACGGAACGTATCCGGTCATATCGGACTTTCCCCGACCACAAGTGCGGACAAGGACGGGCGCGGCCGCCAAGGAGTTCGGTTTTTCCAGTCTGACTCGGGAACAGCACCAGGAACGACCAAGTCCTCCGGCGCGACCCGCTGCCCAGTCCGGTACGCCGACGGCTGTTGGCCTGACCGCCTCCGTGGGCCGACTGGACGATGCCCATGTGGCCCATGCCCGGGGGCTCCGGGAGCGAATTCCCCCCGTATTGCTGGACGCTGCCCATGATACTGTCCAGGCCCACTGGGTGGTGTTCGCCATGCTGCTCAGTCGGGAGCAGGGCGTGGCCAAGGCGCAATTTGCGTTGTTGGACAATATTTTCGGGCCGGCCCTTGAGCGCAAGGTGGCCGACCTGGCTCGTGTGGAGCTGCCTAGAGAGTTGCGCTTGCCGCTGCTGGATATCTGCTTCCCGGCCCTGCGTCGGATGCCCTTTGACCGGTATCCGGCGTTTCGCTCAGCTCTGCAAGGGCTGATCAAGGCCGACGGACGGGTCGGGCTGTTTGAATGGGCCTTACATCGTGCAGTACTCCGCCACCTGGAGCCATCCTTCGTGCCGGGCCGGACCTCGGCTTTTGGTCACGCGGCCCTGCACCAGGTCGTGGACCAGATTTCGCTGATCCTCTCGGCCCTGGCCCATGTGGGAGCCCGGGCCGAAGACACGGCCATGGCCTTCGAAGCCGGGGCCAATGAACTGCGTCTGCCCGTCCTGGGCCTGCGTTCCCGTGAGCAGTGCGGCATTCAGGCTCTGGATGCGGCCTTGAACAAGCTGGTCCGCCTGCGCGAATCCTCCAAGCGCGACCTGATCACGGCCTGCGCCGCGGTCATCGTGGCCGACGGCCAGGTTTCCATAGCCCAGGCCGAAATCCTGCGGGCCGTCAGCGACGCTCTGGAATGCCCCATGCCGCCGTTGTTGCCCGGGCAGATGGCGGGGCAAAAATCTGAAAAGCAGGAGCAAGCAAATGTATAG
- a CDS encoding LemA family protein codes for MSTSFVVFLVLLAALGFLVVRIYNQLVALRNRYKNGFAQIDVQLKRRYDLIPNLVETAKAYMAHERETLEAVIAARNQAYGAMQAAAANPGQAAAMAGLAGAEGMLSGALGKLFALVESYPDLKANQNMMQLSEEMTSTENKVAFARQAFNDGVMTYNTYRESFPQTIFAGMFGFSPATLLEFEGREFREVPKVQF; via the coding sequence ATGTCCACGTCATTTGTCGTCTTCCTGGTTCTGCTTGCCGCCCTGGGCTTTCTGGTGGTGCGCATCTACAATCAGTTGGTCGCCCTCAGGAACCGGTACAAGAACGGTTTTGCCCAGATCGACGTGCAGCTCAAGCGGCGCTACGACCTGATCCCCAATTTGGTGGAGACGGCCAAGGCCTATATGGCGCATGAACGCGAGACCCTGGAAGCGGTGATCGCGGCTCGGAACCAGGCTTACGGGGCCATGCAGGCCGCGGCGGCCAATCCGGGGCAGGCCGCGGCCATGGCCGGGTTGGCCGGGGCCGAGGGGATGCTGTCCGGGGCTTTGGGCAAGCTGTTCGCCTTGGTGGAGAGCTATCCGGACCTGAAGGCCAACCAGAACATGATGCAGCTCAGCGAGGAAATGACCAGTACGGAAAACAAGGTCGCCTTCGCCCGGCAGGCCTTCAACGACGGGGTGATGACCTACAACACCTACCGGGAGTCCTTTCCCCAGACCATCTTTGCCGGGATGTTCGGGTTCAGTCCGGCCACGCTGCTGGAGTTCGAGGGCAGGGAGTTTCGGGAAGTGCCCAAGGTCCAATTTTAG
- a CDS encoding alpha/beta hydrolase has translation MHSTMTIAVILVLLYLGLAGWVYVRQDAMVFHPVAEISLTPADVGWEYDDLTLSTSDGVNINAWFVPVEDARGVVLFCHGNAGNIGHRLDSIRIFRDLGLSVLIFDYRGFGRSEGRPSEFGTYLDAQTAWAFLVEEKGVEPGRIIIFGRSLGGAVAAHLAAHVGREKAPGALILESTFTSLPDMAARLYPFLPVRWLAKYSYNTLGRISDVHAPVLVVHSPGDEIIPYANGQALYAAAPEPKMFLEISGGHNSGFLSSGAVYVEGLDVFFEQHVFAKNR, from the coding sequence ATGCACTCCACCATGACCATCGCCGTGATCCTGGTCTTGCTCTACCTGGGGCTGGCCGGATGGGTCTATGTTCGCCAGGACGCCATGGTCTTTCATCCCGTGGCTGAGATTTCCCTGACCCCGGCGGACGTCGGCTGGGAGTATGACGACCTGACGCTGTCCACCTCGGACGGGGTGAACATCAACGCCTGGTTCGTTCCGGTTGAGGACGCCCGTGGCGTGGTGCTTTTTTGCCACGGCAACGCCGGAAACATCGGCCATCGTCTGGACTCCATCCGTATCTTCCGCGACCTGGGCCTGTCCGTGCTGATCTTCGACTACCGGGGCTTCGGGCGCAGTGAGGGTCGGCCCAGCGAGTTCGGCACCTATCTGGACGCCCAGACGGCCTGGGCCTTTCTGGTCGAAGAAAAGGGCGTCGAACCCGGGCGGATCATTATTTTCGGCCGCTCCCTGGGCGGGGCCGTGGCCGCGCACCTAGCCGCTCATGTGGGCCGAGAGAAGGCTCCGGGAGCCCTGATCCTGGAATCCACCTTCACCTCCCTGCCGGACATGGCCGCCCGGCTTTATCCCTTCCTTCCGGTACGCTGGCTGGCCAAATACAGCTACAACACCCTGGGACGGATAAGCGATGTCCATGCCCCGGTGCTGGTGGTGCACAGCCCGGGAGACGAAATCATTCCCTATGCCAATGGCCAAGCCCTCTACGCCGCCGCGCCCGAACCGAAGATGTTTCTGGAAATCTCCGGGGGCCACAATTCGGGCTTTCTGAGTTCCGGTGCGGTGTATGTGGAGGGGCTGGATGTTTTTTTTGAACAGCATGTATTTGCCAAAAACCGTTGA
- a CDS encoding zinc dependent phospholipase C family protein: protein MPKENTHLWFARRLWKQTRNPSKNAVADHFSTDLIQAHPLFFSLGSIIPDAFFYHPLSRGRRMARVLHGSDPRTRTESFGRMAAWAREEKSGRDKAFVLGYLSHVALDRVMHPVVDALSGKRPGQASTGQSIALHRLVETALDQQINRCCHYPRIIWPYPAKRVSVLHRLAEEVGLRRDDVHAALSVQLLVNRLVQGRAAYALVRALHHPPVLDLSVLLNLCYAQLDREPGFTSGKRNGRTEFWRDFHAVNWSRLFERADLEAWRLFDLCSEYWVNRLNESEFRRDLPQKPCD, encoded by the coding sequence ATGCCTAAGGAAAACACCCATCTCTGGTTCGCTCGGCGGCTTTGGAAACAGACTCGGAATCCATCGAAAAACGCTGTTGCCGACCATTTTTCGACGGATTTGATACAAGCCCATCCTTTGTTCTTCTCCCTGGGCTCGATCATCCCGGATGCTTTTTTCTATCACCCCCTCTCTCGCGGGCGGCGGATGGCCCGGGTGCTGCACGGGTCGGACCCGCGGACCCGGACCGAGTCCTTCGGACGCATGGCGGCCTGGGCGCGGGAGGAGAAGTCCGGACGGGACAAGGCCTTTGTCCTGGGTTACCTGTCCCACGTGGCCCTGGACAGGGTCATGCATCCCGTGGTGGACGCCCTGTCCGGCAAGCGTCCCGGCCAGGCTTCCACCGGACAAAGCATCGCCCTGCACCGGCTGGTGGAAACGGCTCTGGACCAGCAAATCAACCGCTGCTGCCATTATCCGCGGATTATCTGGCCCTATCCGGCCAAGAGAGTGAGTGTGCTGCATCGCCTCGCCGAGGAGGTCGGCCTGCGGCGAGACGATGTCCACGCCGCCTTGTCCGTTCAACTCCTGGTCAACCGACTGGTCCAGGGGCGTGCCGCCTATGCCCTGGTCCGCGCGCTGCATCATCCGCCGGTGCTGGATCTCTCGGTTCTGCTCAATCTGTGCTACGCGCAGTTGGACCGGGAGCCTGGTTTTACCAGCGGAAAACGCAATGGCCGGACGGAGTTCTGGCGTGACTTCCATGCCGTGAACTGGTCGCGGTTGTTCGAACGGGCCGATCTGGAGGCATGGCGGCTTTTCGATCTCTGTTCCGAATACTGGGTGAACCGCCTGAACGAATCAGAATTCCGACGCGACCTTCCCCAGAAACCCTGTGATTAG
- a CDS encoding putative nucleotidyltransferase substrate binding domain-containing protein has translation MTHEPTDHDEKRRRPSAWSDDPDRLSGEIARAGSLADLARAFGSVQEFAARSAVHCLGRFSDGGDEVFALGRLIADLRDKILVRVHDLVLAGTGPPPAAFCLLALGSEGRKEQYLATDQDNALVYDDEEGDEAAIFFEVFAHRFVRMLLELGVPPCPHGVMINAAQWRLSAADWERAVDDMTDEIDEQGILKISVLLDMRPVAGDPEPGWKLRRHLLRRIVERPLILRYLAREAVRFSPPLGLFNNFVVQKSGAHKGGLDVKKGGIFPLTQGIRTLAAEHGVLSTSTEERIAGLLEAGALSAGFGARMREAYAFFHVLRTGNQAEMIENRDKPDNFIMPDRLSAAERKRLKACFATVTEFQALVSKKYELHLLT, from the coding sequence ATGACCCACGAACCTACAGACCACGACGAAAAACGACGACGGCCCTCGGCCTGGAGCGATGATCCGGACAGACTGTCCGGAGAAATCGCCCGGGCCGGGAGCCTTGCGGACCTGGCCCGGGCCTTCGGCTCGGTCCAGGAGTTCGCGGCCCGTTCCGCGGTCCACTGTCTTGGCCGTTTCTCTGACGGTGGAGACGAAGTCTTTGCCCTTGGGCGGCTGATCGCCGACTTGCGCGACAAGATTCTGGTCCGGGTGCATGACCTGGTTTTGGCCGGGACCGGACCGCCTCCAGCGGCCTTCTGCCTGCTGGCCTTGGGCAGTGAGGGACGCAAGGAGCAATATTTGGCCACGGACCAGGACAACGCCCTGGTTTATGACGATGAAGAGGGGGACGAGGCGGCGATTTTTTTCGAGGTCTTCGCCCATCGATTCGTCCGGATGCTTCTGGAACTGGGTGTTCCTCCCTGCCCGCACGGGGTGATGATCAACGCCGCTCAGTGGCGTTTGAGCGCCGCCGATTGGGAGCGGGCCGTGGACGACATGACCGATGAGATCGATGAGCAGGGCATTCTCAAGATATCCGTGCTGCTGGATATGCGTCCCGTGGCCGGAGACCCGGAACCGGGCTGGAAGCTCCGGCGGCATCTACTCCGGCGGATCGTCGAACGTCCTCTGATCTTGCGCTACCTGGCCCGCGAAGCCGTGCGTTTCAGCCCGCCCCTGGGCTTGTTCAATAATTTTGTCGTTCAGAAGAGCGGGGCACATAAAGGGGGGCTGGATGTAAAAAAAGGCGGAATTTTCCCCCTGACCCAGGGAATCCGAACCCTGGCCGCGGAGCACGGCGTTTTGTCCACCTCCACCGAGGAACGAATCGCGGGCCTGCTGGAGGCGGGGGCATTATCCGCCGGATTTGGGGCGAGGATGCGGGAGGCCTATGCTTTTTTTCACGTTCTGCGCACCGGAAATCAGGCCGAAATGATCGAAAATAGGGACAAGCCGGACAATTTCATCATGCCGGATCGGCTTTCCGCGGCGGAGCGAAAGAGGCTCAAGGCCTGCTTCGCCACCGTGACGGAATTTCAGGCCCTGGTGTCCAAAAAGTACGAACTGCATTTGCTGACCTGA
- a CDS encoding sodium/solute symporter (Members of the Solute:Sodium Symporter (SSS), TC 2.A.21 as described in tcdb.org, catalyze solute:Na+ symport. Known solutes for members of the family include sugars, amino acids, nucleosides, inositols, vitamins, urea or anions, depending on the system.): protein MDQIATSIGQPNVTSIVFFLFFICATLVITYYAAKKSRSASQFYAAGRSVTGWQNGLALAGDYMSAASFLGIAGLVSLRGYDGLIYSIGFLVGWPIIMFLIAEPLRNLGKYTFVDVVAYRLSQKPIRIAASIGSLMTVCFYLIAQMVGSGSLIMMIFGMPYELAVVIVGMVMIMYVLFGGMLATTWVQIIKAVLLLGGATLMVFLILLHFGFSYGELFKQAALTYGDGVLSPGGLVTNPWDALSLGIALMFGTAGLPHILMRFYTVPDAKEARKSVFYATGLIGYFYILTFTIGFGAMVIVGQDVIAAMDSGGNMAALLLAEATGGTVFLGFIAAVAFATILAVVAGLTLSGASTLSHDLYVSVIRSGKSSEEEEVKVARIATLGLGVVAIALGLAFKGQNVAFMVGLAFAIAASANFPALLLSILWRNFSTFGAALSIGTGTTLAVGLIIISPTVWVDILDNPMAIFPLRNPAIISMTAAFAAGYLGSKLRPDPEASRRYEEQKIRNYLGVGAE, encoded by the coding sequence ATGGACCAGATCGCCACCTCCATCGGCCAGCCGAACGTTACGTCCATCGTCTTTTTCCTGTTCTTCATTTGCGCCACCCTGGTCATTACTTATTACGCGGCCAAGAAAAGCCGCTCCGCGTCCCAGTTTTACGCCGCGGGCAGAAGCGTGACCGGCTGGCAGAACGGTTTGGCCCTGGCCGGGGACTACATGAGCGCGGCCTCGTTTCTGGGCATTGCCGGTCTGGTCTCCCTGCGGGGATACGACGGCCTGATTTATTCCATCGGGTTTCTGGTGGGCTGGCCGATCATCATGTTTCTCATCGCCGAACCGCTGCGTAACCTCGGGAAGTACACCTTCGTGGACGTGGTGGCCTATCGGCTGTCCCAAAAGCCGATCCGCATCGCCGCGTCCATCGGATCCCTGATGACCGTGTGCTTCTACCTCATCGCCCAAATGGTCGGGTCCGGCTCGTTGATCATGATGATTTTCGGGATGCCCTACGAGCTGGCCGTGGTCATCGTGGGCATGGTCATGATCATGTACGTGTTGTTCGGGGGCATGCTGGCCACGACCTGGGTGCAGATCATCAAGGCGGTCCTGCTGCTGGGCGGAGCCACGCTGATGGTTTTTCTGATCCTGCTCCATTTTGGGTTCAGCTACGGTGAATTGTTCAAGCAGGCGGCCCTGACCTACGGCGACGGCGTCCTGTCTCCGGGCGGGCTGGTGACCAATCCCTGGGACGCCCTGTCCCTGGGCATTGCCCTGATGTTTGGTACCGCGGGATTGCCGCACATCCTGATGCGCTTCTACACCGTGCCCGACGCCAAGGAGGCCCGGAAATCCGTGTTCTACGCCACGGGGTTGATCGGCTACTTCTACATCCTGACCTTCACCATCGGCTTCGGGGCCATGGTCATCGTGGGCCAAGACGTCATCGCCGCCATGGATTCCGGCGGGAACATGGCCGCGCTGCTGCTGGCCGAGGCCACTGGTGGGACCGTCTTCCTGGGCTTCATCGCCGCAGTGGCTTTCGCCACTATTCTGGCCGTGGTGGCGGGACTGACCCTGTCCGGGGCCAGCACGCTGTCCCACGATCTGTACGTCAGCGTCATCCGTTCCGGGAAATCCTCCGAGGAAGAGGAGGTCAAGGTGGCCAGGATCGCTACTTTGGGCCTGGGCGTGGTGGCCATTGCCCTGGGCCTGGCCTTCAAGGGCCAGAACGTGGCCTTCATGGTCGGCTTGGCCTTTGCCATCGCGGCCAGCGCCAATTTTCCGGCCTTGCTGCTGTCCATCCTCTGGCGGAACTTCTCCACCTTTGGCGCGGCCTTGAGCATTGGCACGGGCACCACGCTGGCCGTTGGTCTGATCATCATCAGCCCCACGGTCTGGGTGGACATTCTTGATAATCCCATGGCAATCTTCCCTTTGCGCAACCCGGCCATCATCTCCATGACCGCGGCATTCGCGGCCGGATATCTGGGCTCCAAGCTCAGGCCCGACCCGGAAGCGTCGCGCAGGTACGAGGAACAGAAGATCAGGAACTATCTGGGCGTCGGAGCTGAATGA
- a CDS encoding DUF485 domain-containing protein has protein sequence MSTDRPKGSLDAEKFQRLVASKWKVSLTLAAIMLVAYYGFILVLAFAKDILAYKIGEHLTIGIPVGMLLIVLAWVLTGIYVFWANSSYDKSVKDVLKSMRRD, from the coding sequence ATGTCCACCGATCGTCCCAAAGGCTCGCTGGATGCCGAGAAGTTTCAGCGTCTGGTCGCCAGCAAATGGAAGGTTTCCCTCACCCTGGCCGCGATCATGCTGGTTGCGTATTATGGATTCATTCTTGTTTTGGCCTTTGCCAAGGACATTTTGGCGTATAAGATCGGAGAGCATCTGACCATCGGCATTCCGGTGGGGATGCTGCTTATTGTCCTGGCCTGGGTTCTGACCGGAATTTACGTGTTCTGGGCCAATTCTTCCTACGACAAGTCCGTCAAGGACGTGCTGAAAAGCATGAGGAGGGACTAA
- a CDS encoding biotin--[acetyl-CoA-carboxylase] ligase, which translates to MNATTIRIYELLAETPHWQSGEQLGHALGISRGAVAKHVGQLRERGCVIEAVSRRGYRFVSAPDAPEAFAVVPLLTTRVLGRHLIYLDETDWTNREAARLAQAGAAEGTVVVAAAQTAGRGRFQRHWHSQPGLNLTFSLLLRPSLEPARIPQLPILAAAALLPALDRVFGDTPSKLAIKWPNDILADGRKLCGILCECETEADLVHHIILGIGINVNSRRFPVDLRETATSLALETGRSTALAPLLADILNSFEPLYLQWCGISDLAPFLPLLMSRSHLRGRDLAISGAAGTLHGRFSRILPDGRLEIEAPEGLTTVHSGDVTLKGTP; encoded by the coding sequence ATGAATGCCACCACGATCCGAATATATGAGCTGTTGGCGGAAACGCCGCACTGGCAGTCCGGCGAGCAACTCGGTCACGCCCTGGGCATCTCGCGCGGTGCCGTCGCCAAACACGTCGGGCAATTGCGCGAGCGCGGCTGCGTGATCGAGGCCGTCTCGCGTCGCGGTTACCGCTTCGTCTCGGCGCCGGACGCGCCTGAGGCGTTCGCCGTCGTGCCGTTGTTGACGACTCGCGTCCTGGGACGGCATCTGATCTATCTTGACGAGACCGACTGGACCAACCGCGAAGCCGCCCGCCTGGCACAGGCCGGCGCCGCCGAGGGCACGGTCGTGGTCGCCGCGGCCCAGACCGCCGGACGCGGGCGCTTCCAACGTCACTGGCATTCGCAGCCGGGGCTCAACCTCACCTTCAGCCTGCTTCTGCGCCCCTCGCTTGAGCCCGCCCGCATCCCGCAGCTCCCCATCCTGGCCGCCGCCGCGCTGCTGCCCGCGCTCGACCGCGTCTTCGGCGATACCCCATCCAAGCTCGCCATCAAATGGCCCAACGACATACTCGCCGACGGACGCAAGCTCTGCGGCATCCTCTGCGAATGCGAGACCGAAGCCGATCTCGTGCATCACATCATTCTCGGCATCGGCATCAACGTCAACAGCAGGCGCTTCCCGGTGGACCTTCGCGAAACGGCCACTTCCCTCGCGCTGGAAACCGGCAGGAGCACCGCACTGGCCCCTCTGCTGGCGGACATCCTCAACAGCTTTGAACCTCTCTATCTGCAATGGTGCGGCATCAGCGACTTAGCCCCGTTCCTGCCGCTGCTCATGTCGCGCAGCCATCTGCGCGGGCGCGACCTCGCCATCAGCGGTGCCGCCGGCACGCTGCATGGCCGCTTCAGCCGCATCCTGCCTGACGGACGCCTGGAAATCGAAGCGCCCGAAGGCCTGACCACCGTCCACTCGGGCGACGTCACACTGAAAGGAACACCATGA
- the bioB gene encoding biotin synthase BioB, which translates to MNEPILKQAADISLGGDTLPRELADALARLDGEAVLDLVALANRVRNRFAPPFQACSIINAKSGACSEQCRFCAQAGTHATHAETYPLLSAQTIADAAHSAYESGVRSFCIVTSGYGMPRVDSDFEQVLKAIDTIRARCPGMGVSASLGMLGEETARLLVERGIEHYNINLQTAPERYAELITRTHSVQERIDTIKLFKPGGVMICSGGILGTGETMNDRLSLAFTLGELAVDIIPLNILVPIQGTPLENQPPLPAIEVVRTVALFRLINPRAVIKLAAGRESVMNDFQGLLMLAGASGFITGGYLTTRGRSVERDIAFRRELDIFASAAETVP; encoded by the coding sequence ATGAACGAACCCATTCTAAAACAAGCCGCCGACATCTCCCTAGGGGGGGACACGCTGCCGCGCGAACTCGCCGACGCCCTGGCCCGGCTCGACGGCGAGGCGGTGCTCGACCTCGTCGCCCTCGCCAATCGCGTGCGTAACCGTTTCGCGCCGCCCTTCCAAGCCTGCTCGATCATCAACGCGAAATCCGGCGCCTGCTCCGAGCAGTGCCGGTTCTGCGCCCAGGCGGGCACGCACGCCACGCACGCCGAGACCTATCCGCTGCTCTCGGCGCAAACCATCGCCGACGCCGCGCATTCCGCCTACGAAAGCGGCGTACGCAGTTTCTGCATCGTCACCAGTGGCTACGGCATGCCCAGGGTCGATAGCGACTTCGAGCAGGTGCTCAAGGCCATCGACACCATCCGCGCACGTTGCCCCGGCATGGGCGTCAGTGCCTCCTTGGGCATGCTCGGCGAGGAAACCGCCCGACTGCTCGTTGAACGCGGCATCGAGCACTACAACATCAACTTGCAGACCGCGCCCGAACGCTACGCCGAACTTATCACCCGCACCCACAGCGTTCAGGAGCGCATCGACACCATCAAACTGTTCAAGCCCGGCGGCGTAATGATCTGCTCCGGCGGCATCCTCGGCACCGGCGAGACCATGAACGACCGCCTCTCGCTGGCCTTCACGCTCGGCGAACTGGCCGTGGACATCATCCCGCTCAACATCCTCGTTCCGATCCAGGGCACGCCGCTTGAAAACCAGCCCCCGCTGCCCGCTATCGAAGTAGTCAGAACCGTCGCGCTCTTCCGCCTGATCAATCCGCGCGCCGTCATTAAGCTGGCCGCCGGACGCGAAAGCGTCATGAACGACTTTCAGGGGCTGCTGATGCTCGCCGGCGCCAGCGGCTTCATCACAGGTGGCTATCTTACCACCCGCGGACGCTCCGTTGAACGCGACATAGCTTTCCGCCGCGAACTCGACATCTTCGCCTCCGCCGCGGAGACCGTCCCATGA